A stretch of DNA from Deinococcus apachensis DSM 19763:
CCTAGAAGCTGCCCAGAACAGGTTTGAACTTCGAGGGCGAGAGTTTGAACAGGGTAGAATAAGTGAGTGACGCGGCGAGGCTACCCCAGCGACATGGACGACGAGACGTACCTCTTCCTGCTGCCGTACCTGCTGCTCAGTCCCAAAGACGCCGCACAGCGGAAATATCCGATCCGCGATGTGCTGAACGCCCTGCTTTGAGTGGCTCGCACGGGGGCACAGTGGGCGTACCTGCCCAACGATTTCCCTCCCGCAGAGACGGTGCGCCAACAGGCGCACCGCTGGTTCGAGGCGGGGTGCTTCGAGAATGCCGCCCATGATCTACGTCTGCTCTCCCGCGTTGAGCGGTCAAGAAATGGGGAGCCGACAGCCATTATCATCGACAGTCGCACTCTACAAAGCACGCCCGAGAGCGGACACCGCGCCGGATTTGACGGTGCCAAGAAGCGCAAGGGCACCAAGGTGCATCTGGCCGTGGACACCCTAGGTCACCTGCTGGCCGTGTTGACGACCCCAGCCCATGAGCAGGACAGGGCACAGGTCAAAGACCTGTGCCTGGAGGTGCAGGAAGCCACGGGCGTGAACGTTGAGGTCGCATTTGCCGATCAGGGCTACACGGGAGAGCAGACCGCCTTGAAGGCAACCGAAGCTGGCGTGGAACTGGTCGTGGTGAAACGTCCGGAGGCCACCAAGGGCTTCATTCTGCTGCCACGACGCTGGGTGGTAGAACGCTCCTTTGCGTGGTTGTCACGCTTCAGGCGACTGGGGCGAGACCTCGAACGCTTGCCGTCCACGCTGGTCGGGTTCCATTTCCTGGCGGCCTGCGTTCTGCTCGGCAACAACCTCAAGCCCCTTTTTGCATAGGGTCCTTGGCAGCCTCTAGCCTTCGGCCTTCCGCTGCACGTCGCTGAGTTGCGGTACCACGTTCACACGCCCGGTTCCTACAATGGGACATGGTGCTTGAGCGCGCCCCTTTCCTCGCAGAACTGACCCGCCTGCTGGGTGAGGCCGCCGCGGGGCAGGGTCGCCTGGTGTTCGTGGGAGGGGAGGCCGGGGTGGGGAAGACCACGCTGGTCGGGACCTTCTGCCGCGACCTGGGCGAAAGAGTTCGGGTCGCCATCGGCGCGTGCGACCCGCTTTCCACGCCACGCCCGCTGGGGCCGCTGCTGGACGTGGCGGGAGCCCTAGGTGGCCTGGAGGCGCTGGGCGACAGCTCCCGCGATGGGGCATTCCGCATGTTACTGGCGAAGCTCGGCGCGGACGCTCCCCCCACCCTGGTGGTGTTCGAGGACGTTCACTGGGCCGACGAGGCCACCCTCGACCTGCTGCGGTTCCTGGGCCGCAGGATGGGCTCAGGCCGGGGACTGCTGATCGCCACCTACCGTGACGACGAGGTCGGCACCACCCATCCCCTGCGGACCCTGCTGGGCGACCTCGCCACCTCGGCGGCCGTCCGCCGCCTGGCGCTCCCGCCCCTGTCGATGGGCGCCGCTGCACAACTCGCCCAGGGCAGCGGACTGGACGCCGCCCTCCTGCACCGGCAAACCGGCGGCAATCCCTTCTTCATCACCGAGATCCTGGCGGCGGGCGGCGAGGCGATGCCCGCGACCGTGCGCGACGCGGTGCTGGCGCGGGCGGCCCGCCTTTCCCCCGCGAGCCGGGCCGTGCTCGAGGCCGCGTCGGTGATCGGGGCCCGGGTGGAGGCCAGGCTGCTCTCGGACGTGGTGGGGGCAGAGCTGGGCGCCGTCGAGGGCTGTCTGGAGAGCGGGGTCCTGCTCGCGCAGCCCGAGGGGTTTGCCTTCCGCCACGAGCTGGGACGGCAGGCCGTGCTGGGCGTCATTCCGCCCCACCGGCGGCGGGTCCTGCACGCCCTAGTGCTGGACGCGCTGCGCAGGGAACCCGCACCCGACCCCGCCCGGCTCGCCCACCACGCTGAGGAGGCAGGGGACGGGGCGGCGGTGCTCGACTACGCCCCCCAGGCGGCCCGGCGTGCGGCCCAGCTCAAGGCGCACCGTGAGGCGGCGGGCCAATATGCCCGGGCGCTGCGGTTCGCCGGAACGTTCGATCCTGACAGGCGGGCGCCGCTCCTCGAAGCGTATGCGTACGAGTGCTACCTCACCGATCAGCTCGGGGAGGCCGCCAAGGCGCGTGAGCAGGCGCTGGAGCTGTGGCGGGCCCTGGGCGAGGCCCAGAAGGAGGGCGAGAACCTGCGCTGGCTGTCGCGCCTCCACTGGTTCCTGGGCCGCAACGCGGAGGCCGAGCGCTACGCCCGTGACGCGCTCGCGGTGCTGGAACCCCACCCGCCGGGAACCCAACTGGCGATGGCCTACAGCAACCTCTCGCAGTTGCGGATGCTCGCCGCCGACGTGCCGGGGGCCGTGTTCTGGGGGGAGCGGGCCGCGGCGCTGGCCCGGCAACTCGGCGACACCGCCACGTTGAGCCACGCCCTGAACAACGTGCACACGGCGAGGCTGGAGGCCACCCCTTCCGAGGACTGGGCGGGGCTGGAGGAGAGCCTACGCCTCGCCCTGGCCTCGAATCTGGAGGAACACGCGGCGAGGGCCTGGACGAACCTCGCCTCACTGGCCGTGAAGCACTGGCAGGTTGACCGCGCCCGGGGGTATCTGGAAGACGGCATCGCCTACGCGACCGATCACGACCTGGACGCCTGGCGGCTGTACATGCAGGGGTGGCAGGCCCTCTGGCTGGTGTACCAGGCCCGCTGGAACGAGGCGGGCGAACTCGCGCAGGCCCTCACCCATAACCCCCGGGTCTCGCCCGTCAGCCGCATTCAGGCGCTGGTGGCCCTTGGGCGAATTCGGGCCCGCCGGGGGGACCCCGAGGTCTGGTCCCTGCTGGACGAGGCCCTGAGCCTCGCCGAGCCTACCGGGGAGTTCCAGCGGCTGGGAATTGTCCGCACCGCCCGCGCCGAGGCGTTCTGGCTGGCGGGTGATCCGGAGCGCGCCGCCGGGGAGGCCGCCTCCGTCTATGACCTGGCCCTGAGCAAAGGTCAGCCCTGGCTCCTGGGGGAACTGGCCTACTGGCGCTGGAGAGCCGGAGCGCTGCCCTCACTCCCGACCGGCATTGCCCAACCCTTCGCGTTGCAGATGGCTGGACGGCCGCTCGAGGCGGCCCGGGCCTGGCGGGCCCTGAACGCTCCCTATGAGGCTGCCCGGGCCCTCACCGAGAGTGACGATGAACCCGCCCTCAAGGAGGCGCTGGTCGAAGTCGAGCGGCTGGGCGCACGCCCGCTGGCCCAGCGCGTGACGCGGCGGTTGCGCGAGCGGGGGGCGACAGGCATCCCGCGGGGGCCGCGTCCAGCCACCCGGACCCATCCGGCCGGGCTGACCTCCCGGGAGGTGGAGGTCCTCAACCTGCTGGCCGGGGGTCAGCGTGACAAGCAGATCGCCCGCCAGCTCAACCTCTCCGAGAAGACCGTGGGCCACCACGTCTCGGCGATCCTGGCAAAACTGGACCGAAAAAGCCGCGCCGAGGCCGTTCTGGAGGCGCGGAGGCAGGGCATCCTGCCAACCTAGGGAATCACCCGCCCAGGGTAGGGAAGCCCTCCCGATGTGCGGAGGAGGGGCCGCGCCGCATCATCAGGTCATCCAGGCCGAAGCCGCGATCTGGATGCACGAACGCCCAAGGAGGATCAATATGCCGCGTTACATGGTCGAACGGACTTTCGCTGCTGGTCTTGAGATTCCCGTCAACGTCGAGGGGGCCGCCGCCTGCCTGAGTGTGGTGGATAAGAACGCGGACGTGGGGGTGACCTGGGTGCACTCCTACGTGAGCGAGGACCACCGGAAGACCTTTTGCATCTACGACGGCCCCAACCCCGAGGCCATCCGCCAGGCGGCCCAGCGCACCGGCCTGCCCGTGGACCGGATCAGCCGGGTGAGCGTGCTCGACCCGTACTTCTACCACTGAGCGGTAACGGTCGCCGAATCTCTTCCGGCCAGAGGTGGAGACGTTCGGCTCCACTTCTTCCCCGGAACGCCTGTTCGAGGAAGAGACCGCGCGACAGCGGAGGTCAGGGTGACGCAAGTGTTCGTTCCCAACACCGAGGCGCAATTGGGTCAGGTGCGCGGCCTGATGCGGGCTTTTCTCGCCTGGCACCGGCAGCGGCACCACGAGGACCTCCACCTGGTCGACCAGTATTTCGATGCAGCGGCCTTCAAGGCGGAACTCGCCTCGCTGCCCGGCAAGTACGCTCCACCCCGGGGCCACCTGCTCCTCGCCCTTCATGACAGTGAGCCTGCCGGATGCGTGGCGTTGCGGGAGTTGGACAGCCAGACATGCGAGATGAAGCGGATGTTCGTCGCCCCACACCTGCGGGGAAAGGGAATCGGCCGGGCGCTCGCCGAGACGTTGCTGTGGGAGGCCCGCCATATCGGTTACCGCTCGATGCGCCTGGACACCAGCATCCGGCAACTGGAGGCCCAGGCCCTGTACCGCCGCGTGGGGTTCACGGCGGCCGAGCCGGAAACCGGGCTGCCCGAGGCTCTCAGGAACTGGCTGGTCTTTATGGAGCTCAGGTTGTAGGGCTCCCCGAGGCGGGAGCCCGGCCAGCCTCCCGACGGTCCGCACCGACGAGCCGGACGCGCAGAGGGTGAACTCGCCCGCGTTGTCCGAGGGGGTCCTTGTGCCTGCCTCACCACCGAAGCCCCCCGAAGGCCCGGGCCACCTCCTCGCACCTCCGCCCACGCTTCTTTCCTGGAGGAACCGATGAAGAGGAACCTTGTGAACACAGTGGCGCTGACGCTTGGAGTGCTGATTACACCTGCCGCGGCCACGACGCCCTACGCCCCGCAGCCCACCCTGGGACAACTCCTGCAGGTCCGGAACGCGGTGGCACCCTTCGAGAACATGAACGCCGCGCTGGCAGCGGGCTACGGCAAGTTCATGGACTGCATGAGCGGCCCCCAGGGCGCACAGGGCGTCCACTACACCCACGCCGCCCTGATCGAGGACCCGCGCCTCGACCCGCTGCACCCCGAGGCCCTGATGTACGAGCCCCGGGCGGACGGGTCGCTGCGGCTGGTCGGGGTGGAGTACATCGTGTTCCAGAAGGCCTGGCATGACGCGGGCCACAAGGCCGCCCCCACGCTGCTGGGCCGGGAGTTCTCGCTGAACACGACGCTGCTGCCCCAGCCGTTTTACGCGCTGCACCTGTGGGCCTGGCAGCACAACCCGCTCGAGCTCTTCGCCAACTGGAACCCGCTGGTGATCTGCCCCACCCCAGGGGCAGCACACGCCCATTCCGACTGATGCTGGCCGTTGCTGTTCCCCAAACGGCCGCCCGGCGCCTGTATGAGCGGTACGGATTCAAGGTCCTCGGGAGAGAACCGTGGGAGAGACGTACGTGGATGAAGACCACATGATCCTCCTGTAGGAGCGGGTGCGTCTCATCGTAAATCGTCCTAGGGGTACGATGGATTGTGACCCCCAAGCCCACCCTCGTGCTGCTCCCTGGCGCGCTCCAGTCCGCTACTGCACTCGCTCCGCTGGCTGCCGCCCTGACGCCCTTCGCCGACGTCCTGCCCCTGGACCTGCCCGGTCATGGGGGGCAGCCCATTCCGGACGTCCTGCGGCCCCAGGAAATGGCCGAGGCTGTAGTGGCCGAACTCGACCGAAGGAAGGTGGCGAGGGCCCACCTCTTCGGCTACAGCCTGGGTGGGTACGTGGGCCTGCTGCTTGCACGAGTTCACCCCGAGCGGGTAGCCAGTGTATTCGCGCACGCCACGAAACTCGCCTGGACCCCCGAGGTGGCGGCACGCGAGGTGCGGGGCCTGGATGCCGACCGGATCCTGGAGAAAGCTCCCGCCTTCGCCGCCACGCTCCAGCAGGCGCATGCTCCGCAGGACTGGCAACGGCTCACCCGGCGCGTCGCCGACCTCCTAACGGGGCTGGGGGAGAACCCAGACGTGACGGATTCCGTCCTGCGGGCCCTGAAGGTTCCGGTTCACCTCTCGCTCGGGGACCACGACCGGATGGTCAGCCTGGAGGAAACCGTCGCCGCCTACCGGGCGCTGACCCGGGGGCGCCTGCTCGTGCTGCCGGGCGTCACTCATCCTTTCGAGCCCCAGGTGCAGGAGCGCCTCGCGCCTGAGCTGCGCGCGTTCCTTCAGGCCACAGAAGTCGTTCAGGCGTAAGCTATCGGGGAATTCAAGCCCAACGGCACCACTGGTTGATTCGCCCTGACAGCGTGGGCAGGCTGAGCCTGGTCGAGGCGCTTCAGGTCCCATCCAACCGGGTAGGCTCAGGTCCGCTGGGTGTTTCATGGCACACCGGCCCCACCAGAACCCTCTCTACACGCCCTCCTTTCCCTTCTGTCCCACCTGGACCAAGGAGACCCATGTTGCTGCAGGACTTGCGGAAGTTGTACTTGCGTGAGATCTCGACGTTGGAGCGCGAGCTGGACCTGTACCCCGATGAGGCCAGTATTTGGTCGGAACCTCCAGGCCTGCCCAATTCGGCGGGCACACTGTTCCTGCACCTCACGGGCAGCCTGCAGCACTTCTTCGGCGCCGTGCTGGGCAAGACGGGGTATGTTCGAGCTCTCTAGGGGTCAAAAGGAGCGAGGAAGAGGGGAAACGCCCGCCCAAAGCCACTTCTCGGCTTGCTCAGCACGGCACGAAGGGCATCGAGGCCACGCCTGAAGAGGCTTTTGGGGGGA
This window harbors:
- a CDS encoding ATP-binding protein, with product MVLERAPFLAELTRLLGEAAAGQGRLVFVGGEAGVGKTTLVGTFCRDLGERVRVAIGACDPLSTPRPLGPLLDVAGALGGLEALGDSSRDGAFRMLLAKLGADAPPTLVVFEDVHWADEATLDLLRFLGRRMGSGRGLLIATYRDDEVGTTHPLRTLLGDLATSAAVRRLALPPLSMGAAAQLAQGSGLDAALLHRQTGGNPFFITEILAAGGEAMPATVRDAVLARAARLSPASRAVLEAASVIGARVEARLLSDVVGAELGAVEGCLESGVLLAQPEGFAFRHELGRQAVLGVIPPHRRRVLHALVLDALRREPAPDPARLAHHAEEAGDGAAVLDYAPQAARRAAQLKAHREAAGQYARALRFAGTFDPDRRAPLLEAYAYECYLTDQLGEAAKAREQALELWRALGEAQKEGENLRWLSRLHWFLGRNAEAERYARDALAVLEPHPPGTQLAMAYSNLSQLRMLAADVPGAVFWGERAAALARQLGDTATLSHALNNVHTARLEATPSEDWAGLEESLRLALASNLEEHAARAWTNLASLAVKHWQVDRARGYLEDGIAYATDHDLDAWRLYMQGWQALWLVYQARWNEAGELAQALTHNPRVSPVSRIQALVALGRIRARRGDPEVWSLLDEALSLAEPTGEFQRLGIVRTARAEAFWLAGDPERAAGEAASVYDLALSKGQPWLLGELAYWRWRAGALPSLPTGIAQPFALQMAGRPLEAARAWRALNAPYEAARALTESDDEPALKEALVEVERLGARPLAQRVTRRLRERGATGIPRGPRPATRTHPAGLTSREVEVLNLLAGGQRDKQIARQLNLSEKTVGHHVSAILAKLDRKSRAEAVLEARRQGILPT
- a CDS encoding DUF4242 domain-containing protein; its protein translation is MPRYMVERTFAAGLEIPVNVEGAAACLSVVDKNADVGVTWVHSYVSEDHRKTFCIYDGPNPEAIRQAAQRTGLPVDRISRVSVLDPYFYH
- a CDS encoding GNAT family N-acetyltransferase, with the protein product MTQVFVPNTEAQLGQVRGLMRAFLAWHRQRHHEDLHLVDQYFDAAAFKAELASLPGKYAPPRGHLLLALHDSEPAGCVALRELDSQTCEMKRMFVAPHLRGKGIGRALAETLLWEARHIGYRSMRLDTSIRQLEAQALYRRVGFTAAEPETGLPEALRNWLVFMELRL
- a CDS encoding alpha/beta fold hydrolase, encoding MTPKPTLVLLPGALQSATALAPLAAALTPFADVLPLDLPGHGGQPIPDVLRPQEMAEAVVAELDRRKVARAHLFGYSLGGYVGLLLARVHPERVASVFAHATKLAWTPEVAAREVRGLDADRILEKAPAFAATLQQAHAPQDWQRLTRRVADLLTGLGENPDVTDSVLRALKVPVHLSLGDHDRMVSLEETVAAYRALTRGRLLVLPGVTHPFEPQVQERLAPELRAFLQATEVVQA